In a genomic window of Anoxybacter fermentans:
- a CDS encoding U32 family peptidase, producing MYIQTPLNSAEDVEALVRAGANEFYCGVVPIDWKEKYGFEIPLNCRSMYPWANFASIEELAEAVKRSHYFGKKILVTFNENSYTQSQVTYILNLIEKLVDLSVDGVIVSNLPLLLAINEKKYPIKIVLSGEANCTSIAATHFYKDLNVERIVFPRHVLIKEMNQIILANKNLEYEAFLLNEGCFFNGGYCYSIHHVCYSPLCRTCIFKLKKNVNKVDPYLFEKTKIEGVIKYNADAIIKYNNVKITKCGLCSIKLLKYISVKYLKLVGRTAFLEDRIKWVQIIRKAIQMAEQINDFDEYRDACIEEFFGESSAEICDQKFLCYYPDQYSLEHL from the coding sequence ATGTATATACAGACTCCATTAAATTCAGCAGAAGATGTAGAAGCTTTAGTTCGAGCTGGGGCAAATGAATTTTACTGTGGTGTTGTACCAATAGATTGGAAAGAAAAATATGGTTTCGAAATTCCACTTAATTGTCGTAGTATGTACCCTTGGGCAAATTTTGCATCGATAGAAGAATTGGCAGAAGCAGTAAAAAGATCGCACTATTTTGGAAAAAAAATTTTAGTTACCTTTAATGAGAATAGTTATACTCAATCTCAGGTTACTTATATTTTAAATTTAATAGAAAAATTAGTTGATTTATCTGTCGATGGTGTAATTGTATCAAATTTACCTCTTTTATTAGCTATAAATGAAAAAAAATATCCAATAAAAATAGTTTTAAGTGGAGAAGCAAATTGTACAAGTATTGCTGCAACTCATTTTTACAAAGATTTAAATGTTGAAAGAATAGTCTTTCCTCGGCATGTGTTAATTAAAGAGATGAATCAAATTATACTTGCAAATAAAAATTTGGAGTATGAAGCATTTTTATTAAATGAAGGTTGTTTTTTTAATGGGGGGTATTGTTATTCAATTCATCATGTATGTTATTCACCACTCTGCCGTACTTGCATATTTAAGTTAAAGAAAAATGTTAATAAAGTAGATCCTTATTTATTTGAAAAAACAAAAATTGAAGGTGTTATTAAGTATAATGCTGATGCTATTATCAAATATAATAATGTTAAAATTACAAAATGTGGTTTGTGTTCTATAAAATTATTAAAATATATTTCAGTAAAATACTTAAAATTGGTGGGTAGAACAGCGTTTTTAGAGGATCGTATTAAATGGGTACAAATTATTAGAAAAGCAATCCAAATGGCAGAACAAATTAATGATTTTGATGAATATAGAGATGCTTGTATAGAAGAGTTTTTTGGTGAATCAAGTGCAGAAATCTGTGATCAAAAATTTTTATGTTATTATCCTGATCAGTATTCATTAGAACATTTATAA